One stretch of Pseudoramibacter sp. DNA includes these proteins:
- the gltA gene encoding NADPH-dependent glutamate synthase, with protein sequence MAKAMKRVPIREQDPKVRATNFEEVSYGYNEEEAVAEAKRCLNCKKPRCVGGCPVSINIPKFIHFVSERQFEDAFKTIQESSLLPAVCGRVCPQETQCEGPCVMGIKGEAIAIGKLERFVADWAREHNIVPEKPNFSTGKKVAVIGAGPAGLTCASELAKKGHDVTIFEALHEAGGVLVYGIPEFRLPKEKVVAKEVENVKRLGVKIETDVVIGKSVTIDELLDEEGYDAVFIGSGAGLPRFMNIPGEQANGVYSANEYLTRNNLMKAFKGYDTPIHRGKKVVVVGGGNVAMDAARTALRLGADTHIVYRRSEAELPARAEEVHHAKEEGIQFHLLTNPVEILVDENDWVKGIRVIKMELGEPDESGRRRPVEIPGSEYNIDVDTVIMALGTSPNPLISSTTKGLEVNKRKCIVADDTGATSRKGIFAGGDAVSGAATVILAMGAGKKAAASIDEYLKTLD encoded by the coding sequence ATGGCGAAAGCAATGAAGCGGGTTCCGATCCGCGAACAGGATCCGAAGGTCAGAGCTACCAATTTTGAAGAAGTTTCATACGGCTACAATGAAGAAGAAGCGGTGGCGGAAGCGAAACGCTGCCTGAATTGTAAAAAACCGAGATGCGTTGGGGGCTGCCCAGTCTCGATTAACATTCCGAAGTTTATCCACTTCGTCAGCGAACGCCAATTTGAAGACGCGTTCAAGACGATTCAGGAATCCTCGCTGCTGCCGGCGGTCTGCGGCCGCGTCTGCCCACAGGAAACCCAGTGCGAAGGCCCGTGTGTCATGGGCATCAAAGGCGAAGCCATCGCCATTGGCAAGCTGGAACGCTTTGTCGCGGACTGGGCACGGGAACACAATATCGTGCCGGAAAAACCGAACTTCTCGACCGGCAAGAAGGTCGCTGTGATCGGCGCCGGCCCTGCCGGGCTGACCTGCGCCTCTGAACTGGCCAAGAAGGGCCACGACGTGACGATTTTCGAAGCGCTCCACGAAGCGGGCGGCGTTCTGGTTTACGGGATTCCGGAATTCCGTCTGCCGAAGGAAAAGGTCGTCGCGAAGGAAGTTGAAAACGTCAAGCGCCTCGGCGTCAAGATCGAAACGGACGTCGTCATCGGCAAATCCGTAACCATCGACGAACTGCTCGACGAAGAAGGCTACGACGCGGTATTTATCGGCTCTGGTGCCGGGCTGCCGCGCTTCATGAACATTCCGGGCGAACAGGCCAACGGCGTCTATTCCGCCAACGAATACCTGACCCGCAACAACCTGATGAAGGCCTTCAAGGGCTACGACACCCCGATTCACAGAGGCAAGAAGGTCGTCGTGGTTGGCGGCGGCAACGTCGCGATGGACGCGGCGAGAACGGCGCTGCGCCTCGGTGCGGACACCCACATCGTTTACCGCAGAAGCGAAGCGGAACTGCCGGCTCGTGCCGAAGAAGTGCACCACGCTAAAGAAGAAGGCATCCAGTTCCACCTGCTGACCAATCCGGTCGAAATCCTCGTGGACGAAAACGATTGGGTCAAGGGCATCCGCGTCATCAAAATGGAACTCGGCGAACCCGATGAATCCGGCCGCCGTCGTCCAGTGGAAATCCCGGGCAGCGAATACAATATCGACGTCGATACGGTCATCATGGCCCTCGGCACCTCGCCGAACCCGCTGATCTCTTCGACGACGAAGGGCTTGGAAGTCAACAAACGCAAATGTATCGTCGCAGACGATACGGGCGCGACCTCCCGTAAGGGCATTTTCGCCGGCGGGGACGCGGTCTCAGGCGCAGCGACGGTTATCCTTGCGATGGGTGCTGGCAAGAAAGCCGCTGCGTCCATCGACGAATACTTAAAGACCTTAGACTGA
- a CDS encoding carbonic anhydrase has translation MMDSIISGAEALNKLKAGNRAWRETGAEGDLSPASVMRLTGGQTPYAVVLTCSDSRVVPEAVFGAGTGELFVIRTAGNTVGRETMGSIEYAVDHLGVRLVLILGHTGCGAVGAALADETGEHIEHIVAKIAKAAGGETDPYKACCLNVEHSAAEVRQALDAMGAACFDKVVVGGAVFHLEDGKVTFLQDAENSL, from the coding sequence ATGATGGACTCGATCATATCAGGCGCAGAAGCGCTAAATAAATTAAAGGCCGGCAACCGGGCTTGGCGCGAAACGGGTGCTGAAGGCGATTTGTCGCCAGCAAGCGTTATGAGGCTCACAGGCGGGCAGACACCTTACGCGGTGGTGCTGACTTGTTCAGATTCCCGAGTTGTGCCCGAAGCGGTTTTTGGCGCGGGGACGGGCGAGTTGTTCGTCATCCGAACAGCGGGCAACACCGTCGGCCGCGAAACCATGGGCAGCATTGAGTACGCGGTCGATCATCTCGGCGTGCGGCTGGTGCTGATCCTTGGCCACACCGGCTGCGGCGCGGTCGGTGCGGCGTTGGCTGATGAGACCGGCGAGCACATTGAGCACATTGTCGCGAAAATCGCGAAGGCCGCCGGCGGAGAAACCGATCCGTACAAGGCGTGCTGTCTCAATGTAGAACACTCAGCGGCGGAAGTCCGACAGGCGCTTGACGCAATGGGCGCGGCCTGCTTTGACAAAGTCGTTGTGGGCGGGGCCGTATTCCACCTCGAGGATGGGAAAGTGACGTTTTTGCAAGATGCAGAAAATTCTTTGTGA
- a CDS encoding RICIN domain-containing protein has translation MKKPRIRKWAISCALAAALAVMPAVSAAPAAADGANANTQEVTQTTTQTQEDTSQSQNNTAEQNTASDSSQQTTQPQQSTDADQAESDKTENQKPAIDTSQYYEIQSAVGHSKVLDIYGGSVGNNVNAQIYAANGTQAQRFRFVQNSDGTYTIYTAVGCRALDVVGAGSANGTNVQQYDPNNTSAQHWTVTSNDDGTVTFSPSCAADKALDVFGGSSQSGANVQIYGKNGTNAQKWTLASAGKIPDFSASSIMLCPSYTPNTVVDVSGGSDRDGANIQCYQYNETAAQKFNIIQNSDGSYTIKNARDGKVLDVAGGSHQSGTNVWQYTPNGTDAQKWIITQRNRGLRIKNRGSGLMLDVAGASWASGANVQVYTNNDTSAQRWTVAKSDRAVTAGDNLGDSFTAMVKNVNGKALAVSNRNVAMWVPNYTKNRAWVFTRNVDHSYTLSPLSNLGCALDIAGGADADGINVQIYAKNGSAAQKFVIQKQSSGAYTLMPENSATRVLDVYGNSSEENTNVDLYTANGTNAQLFKIEKVDQRQFNWTERKLVANIAESQLGTHEGTNNYTKYGVWYAGLVHNKSFEHGAWCAMFASWCGAQAGVPSSIYYYHAYTPYGVQWYQSHNCWQWKNYTPRTGDLVYYDWQRDGVVDHVGVVVNSQNGMITTVEGNYKDAVNSRYISSKADAIFGYGVPRY, from the coding sequence TTGAAAAAGCCAAGAATCAGGAAATGGGCGATTTCTTGTGCGTTGGCGGCTGCGCTCGCTGTGATGCCCGCGGTTTCGGCAGCACCCGCAGCAGCAGACGGAGCCAATGCGAATACACAAGAGGTTACTCAGACCACGACACAAACCCAAGAAGATACCAGCCAGAGTCAGAATAATACAGCTGAACAAAATACGGCGTCTGATTCATCTCAGCAAACGACTCAGCCCCAACAAAGCACGGATGCCGATCAAGCGGAATCTGACAAGACGGAAAATCAAAAGCCGGCGATTGACACCTCCCAGTATTATGAAATCCAATCGGCGGTGGGCCACAGCAAAGTGCTTGACATTTACGGCGGCAGCGTCGGCAATAACGTCAATGCCCAGATTTACGCGGCCAATGGGACGCAGGCACAGCGCTTCCGTTTCGTTCAAAACAGCGACGGGACCTATACGATTTATACCGCTGTGGGCTGCAGAGCGCTGGATGTGGTGGGTGCAGGCAGCGCCAACGGCACGAACGTGCAGCAGTACGATCCAAACAACACCTCGGCTCAGCATTGGACCGTGACATCGAATGATGACGGGACCGTGACCTTTAGTCCGAGCTGCGCAGCGGATAAGGCCCTTGATGTTTTCGGCGGCAGCTCTCAAAGCGGCGCGAACGTTCAGATTTACGGCAAAAACGGCACCAACGCGCAGAAATGGACTTTGGCGAGTGCAGGAAAGATCCCCGATTTCAGTGCGTCTAGTATCATGCTCTGCCCGTCTTACACCCCTAACACTGTGGTGGACGTCTCGGGCGGAAGCGATCGGGACGGCGCGAATATTCAGTGCTATCAGTACAACGAAACAGCCGCGCAGAAATTTAATATAATCCAGAACAGCGACGGCAGCTACACCATCAAAAACGCGCGCGACGGGAAAGTGCTCGATGTGGCCGGCGGAAGCCACCAGAGCGGCACCAATGTGTGGCAGTACACCCCGAACGGCACGGATGCCCAGAAGTGGATCATCACGCAGCGGAACAGAGGTTTGCGGATCAAGAACCGCGGCTCTGGCCTCATGCTCGACGTCGCCGGCGCCAGTTGGGCCAGCGGCGCCAATGTTCAGGTTTACACAAACAACGACACCTCAGCCCAGCGGTGGACGGTTGCGAAAAGCGACCGGGCCGTCACGGCAGGGGATAATCTCGGAGACAGTTTTACCGCGATGGTGAAAAATGTCAACGGCAAAGCATTGGCAGTTTCGAACCGCAATGTGGCCATGTGGGTGCCGAACTACACCAAAAACCGCGCCTGGGTCTTCACCCGCAATGTGGATCATTCCTACACCCTTAGCCCGCTGTCTAATCTGGGCTGCGCCCTTGACATTGCAGGCGGCGCCGATGCAGATGGCATCAATGTTCAGATTTATGCGAAAAACGGCTCGGCTGCGCAGAAATTTGTCATTCAGAAACAGAGCAGCGGCGCGTACACGCTGATGCCGGAAAATTCGGCGACCCGCGTTCTCGACGTCTATGGCAATTCCTCGGAAGAAAATACGAATGTCGATCTCTATACGGCCAACGGGACCAATGCGCAGCTCTTTAAAATCGAAAAGGTCGATCAAAGGCAGTTTAATTGGACGGAACGCAAACTCGTTGCCAATATCGCCGAAAGTCAGCTGGGCACCCACGAAGGGACGAACAATTACACCAAATACGGCGTCTGGTACGCGGGGCTTGTCCACAATAAGTCCTTTGAACACGGGGCGTGGTGTGCGATGTTTGCATCCTGGTGCGGCGCGCAGGCCGGTGTGCCTTCCAGCATCTATTATTATCACGCCTACACACCTTACGGCGTGCAGTGGTATCAAAGTCACAACTGCTGGCAATGGAAAAATTATACGCCGAGAACCGGTGATCTGGTCTATTACGACTGGCAGAGGGACGGCGTTGTCGATCACGTCGGCGTGGTCGTAAATTCTCAGAACGGCATGATCACCACGGTAGAAGGCAATTACAAAGACGCCGTAAACAGCCGCTATATTTCTTCTAAAGCGGATGCCATTTTCGGATACGGCGTTCCAAGATATTAA
- a CDS encoding class C sortase — protein sequence MTAQSPSKKPSSKNKKNKAVNVLILIIFLAGLSIFLYPAVSNAINRHQNAVAIAGYQAKVHKLSKARRQKILDEARAYNAEHTVNSIEDDVFDKNNHYVLHHPYDTLLNPAGDEIMGYLRIPKIHLRLAVYHGTSDKVLKKGVGHVQGTSLPVGGPSTHAVLAAHRGLPSAKLFTDLDKMKKGDRFYITVVGETHAYQVDQIKVVKPDKVSALNIVPGMDLVTLLTCTPYGVNTHRLLVRGHRIPYTPIHDGFDWDRWWPLFMAIALAVLAAILIYRKVKKGRKG from the coding sequence ATGACTGCTCAATCCCCTTCTAAAAAACCATCTTCTAAAAATAAAAAAAATAAGGCCGTCAACGTGCTGATCCTGATCATCTTTCTGGCCGGCCTCTCTATTTTCCTGTATCCGGCGGTCAGCAACGCCATCAACCGGCACCAGAACGCCGTCGCCATCGCCGGCTACCAGGCCAAAGTGCACAAGCTCTCCAAGGCAAGGCGGCAGAAAATCCTCGACGAAGCCCGGGCATACAACGCGGAACACACCGTCAACAGCATCGAAGACGATGTGTTCGACAAAAACAACCACTACGTGCTCCATCATCCCTACGACACCCTGCTCAACCCCGCCGGGGATGAAATCATGGGGTACCTGCGCATTCCGAAGATTCATCTGCGCCTGGCTGTCTACCACGGCACCAGCGACAAGGTGCTCAAAAAAGGCGTCGGCCACGTCCAGGGCACGAGCCTGCCCGTCGGCGGCCCATCCACCCACGCGGTTCTCGCCGCCCACCGGGGTCTGCCCTCGGCAAAGCTGTTCACCGATCTGGACAAGATGAAGAAAGGCGACCGGTTCTACATCACCGTCGTCGGGGAAACCCACGCCTACCAGGTCGATCAGATCAAAGTCGTCAAGCCCGACAAAGTGTCGGCCCTGAACATCGTGCCCGGCATGGACCTCGTGACCCTGCTCACCTGCACCCCCTACGGCGTCAACACCCACCGCCTCCTCGTCCGGGGGCACCGCATCCCCTACACGCCGATTCACGACGGCTTCGACTGGGACCGCTGGTGGCCGCTGTTCATGGCCATTGCCCTGGCCGTCCTCGCCGCTATTCTGATCTATCGAAAGGTGAAGAAGGGACGAAAAGGCTGA